Proteins encoded by one window of Cucurbita pepo subsp. pepo cultivar mu-cu-16 chromosome LG14, ASM280686v2, whole genome shotgun sequence:
- the LOC111809973 gene encoding uncharacterized protein LOC111809973 isoform X1, giving the protein MFVKKLVEKASRKPGSTIDGLKGCEVEPRVAFHYGIPSGSTISAYDSIQKILALSTRYGQIKLFGKDNSQALLESKEALPSKFLQFMENQGFLLNVTPKNQIEVWDIDRKLLVHVHAYDEEITSFTILQQSSYMYVGDYLGNVSILKLDQSLCNIIQMKYIIPVSASRGNPSEVTSDTYITHILPQPTAEFKRVLLIFNDGLITLWEIKESKSIFITGGHTKLSSYQEAKKVTSACWVCPLGSKVAVGYSNGEVLVWAILYGQNQNFESVSENSSRSGPLCKLNLGYKLDKIPIASLRCNYVDAKASRLYVMGASSNSLQVVLLNEQIEARMIKVGLQLSEPCVDMDIISSLSDHSKNKQDYLLLLGKSGCVYTYDDFLIEKYLLQQCQSRTAASLPKEARLKIPFVDSHITVARFFTNNSCSLYASDEDYIQRTKDIPSLFLSEKPKEVSYLDTVQFVGFSKVENLYISGHNDGSINFWDASSPIFFPIYSLQQQSEDDFSSSGIPVTALHFDGSSQILVSGDHSGMVRIFKFRPEPYAADNSFMPFQGSTKKRNNQIIQSVKLLKIDGSILAINISPRSNHLAVGSDRGFVSVFDIQGSNLIYQKRVASEISTGIISLQFESCNFQGFEKNVLTIATVDSSILALDSETGNTLSASMVHPKKPSRALFMQVLYGQDASTRGSGIAAVDSVPKQSLVLLCSEKAAYIYSFVHAVQGIKKVLYKKKYHSSCCWASTFYSTSDVGLLLVFDTGKIEIRSLPELSLLKETSVRGVKYSPSKANSLPESIICSSKDGELLVVNGDREIFIVSVLCHKKMFRILDSVSHIYRKDHMLLQELTTAPKEKRKGIFSSVFQEIAGNKPKQTPDIEIEDNRESVEELSVIFSSSNFHRDVKIVEGSENLVSNEDKSALDIDDIELDDPAEKPKEQSKLAALNKQKLASTFNSLKGKLKQMKVKTEKNSAKEEQPDWNNAADNKAGAVDQIKKKYGFSSAGDTSVAKMAESKLQENITKLQGINLRATDMQDTAKSFSSMATQLLRTVEQGKRN; this is encoded by the exons ATGTTTGTCAAGAAACTCGTTGAGAAGGCTTCGCGGAAG CCAGGAAGCACCATTGATGGTTTGAAAGGATGCGAGGTGGAACCTCGTGTTGCCTTCCACTATGGCATTCCATCAGGCTCTACCATCTCTGCTTATGATTCCATCCAAAAGATACTCGCTCTTTCCACCAG ATATGGTCAGATCAAGCTATTTGGAAAAGATAACTCTCAGGCTCTACTAGAGTCTAAGGAGGCACTTCCTAGCAAGTTTTTGCAA ttCATGGAGAATCAGGGATTTCTTCTAAATGTTACTCCAAAGAACCAAATTGAG GTATGGGATATAGACAGGAAGTTGTTGGTACATGTGCATGCTTACGACGAAGAAATCACCTCTTTCACGATCTTGCAACAGAGTTCATACAT GTATGTTGGAGATTATCTCGGtaatgtttcaattttaaagcTTGATCAAAGTCTCTGCAACATAATACAAATGAAGTACATCATACCTGTTTCAGCCTCACGTG GAAATCCATCTGAAGTTACCAGTGACACTTATATAACCCACATACTACCACAACCGACCGCTGAATTCAAGAG AGTGCTTCTAATATTCAATGATGGCTTGATTACTTTGTGGGAAATTAAAGAATCCAAATCTATTTTCATCACGGGTGGACATACCAAGCTATCATCATATCAAGAAGCAAAGAAGGTGACTTCTGCATGTTGGGTTTGCCCTTTAGGAAGTAAAGTTGCTGTCGGGTATAGCAATGGAGAAGTTTTGGTATGGGCTATTCTTTATggccaaaatcaaaattttgaatcagTGTCAGAGAATAGCAGTCGAAGTGGTCCTTTATGCAAGCTTAATCTTGGCTATAAGTTGGACAAAATTCCTATAGCATCTCTGAGATGTAATTATGTGGATGCAAAAGCAAGTCGACTATACGTTATGGGTGCCTCTTCAAACTCACTGCAG GTAGTCTTGTTGAATGAGCAAATTGAAGCTCGCATGATCAAAGTGGGGCTTCAGCTTTCTGAACCTTGCGTCGATATGGATATCATTTCAAGTCTCAGTGATCACAGCAAGAACAAGCAAGATTATCTGCTATTGCTTGGAAAATCTGGCTGTGTTTACACTTATGATGATTTCTTGATTGAGAAATATCTGCTACAACAATGTCAATCCAGGACGGCAGCCTCACTTCCAAAAGAGGCCAGGCTTAAGATTCCGTTTGTTGATTCACACATAACTGTggcaaggtttttcaccaataATTCTTGTTCTCTATATGCTTCTGATGAG GATTACATTCAGCGGACAAAAGATattccttccctttttctttcagaGAAACCAAAGGAAGTATCATACTTGGACACAGTCCAATTTGTTGGATTTTCAAAGGTTGAGAATTTGTATATATCTGGACATAATGATGGAAGCATAAATTTTTGGGATGCGTCATCTCcaattttcttcccaatctaTTCATTGCAACAACag AGTGAGGATGATTTTTCTTCAAGTGGCATTCCGGTGACAGCATTACATTTTGATGGCAGTTCCCAGATTCTTGTTTCTGGAGATCATAGCGGAATG GTCCGAATCTTTAAATTTCGACCCGAACCTTATGCAGCAGACAACAGTTTTATGCCTTTCCAAG GAAGCACAAAGAAACGGAACAATCAGATTATCCAGAGTGTTAAGCTACTAAAAATTGATGGATCAATACTTGCAATCAACATAAGCCCCAGATCGAATCATCTTGCTGTTGGGTCTGATAGAGGATTT GTTTCCGTATTCGATATCCAAGGGTCGAATCTAATATATCAAAAGCGTGTTGCCAGTGAAATATCTACCGGTATCATTTCTTTGCAGTTTGAAAGCTGCAATTTTCAGGGCTTTGAGAAAAATGTTCTCACTATTGCCACAGTAGATTCCTCTATTTTGGCTCTTGATAGTGAAACGGGAAACACACTAAGTGCTAGCATGGTTCATCCCAAGAAACCCTCCAGAGCTCTATTCATGCAGGTTCTAT ATGGACAAGATGCATCGACCAGAGGATCAGGAATTGCAGCTGTGGATAGCGTGCCGAAACAGTCGCTAGTGTTACTTTGTTCAGAGAAAGCTGCATATATCTATTCCTTCGTTCATGCTGTTCAG GGAATCAAGAAGGTTCTCTACAAGAAGAAGTATCACTCGTCGTGTTGTTGGGCATCTACCTTCTATAGTACCTCAGATGTTGGCCTCTTGCTCGTTTTTGACACtgggaaaattgaaataag GTCCTTGCCAGAGTTATCTCTCTTAAAGGAGACTTCAGTAAGAGGTGTCAAATATTCTCCTTCAAAAGCTAATTCGTTGCCTGAAAGCATTATATGTTCTTCCAAGGATGGGGAACTTCTTGTG GTGAACGGTGATCGAGAAATATTTATTGTCTCGGTGTTGTGCCATAAGAAAATGTTTAG gATTTTGGACTCTGTCAGTCACATATACAGGAAAGATCATATGCTTTTACAAGAATTGACCACTGCTCCCaaggaaaaaaggaag GGTATATTTTCTTCGGTTTTCCAAGAGATTGCTGGAAACAAACCAAAACAGACTCCTGATATTGAAATAGAAGATAATAGGGAAAGTGTTGAAGAACTTTCCGTAATCTTCTCATCTTCCAACTTCCATAGGGATGTTAAGATCGTTGAAGGTAGTGAAAACTTGGTCTCAAATGAAGACAAGTCAGCGTTGGATATAG ATGACATTGAACTTGATGACCCTGctgaaaaaccaaaagaacaGAGCAAGTTGGCTGCTTTAAATAAGCAGAAGTTGGCCAGTACATTTAATTCTCTTAAAG gAAAACTGAAACAGATGAAGGTCAAAACGGAGAAAAACTCAGCCAAGGAAGAGCAACCTGATTGGAATAATGCAGCAGATAATAAAGCAGGTGCAGTtgatcaaatcaagaagaagtACGGATTCTCATCGGCTGGG GATACAAGTGTTGCAAAAATGGCAGAAAGCAAGCTGCAAGAGAACATAACGAAATTACAG GGAATCAACTTAAGAGCTACGGATATGCAAGACACAGCGAAGTCATTTTCATCCATGGCAACTCAATTACTGCGAACTGTCGAACAGGGAAAGCGTAATTGA
- the LOC111809973 gene encoding uncharacterized protein LOC111809973 isoform X2 yields the protein MENQGFLLNVTPKNQIEVWDIDRKLLVHVHAYDEEITSFTILQQSSYMYVGDYLGNVSILKLDQSLCNIIQMKYIIPVSASRGNPSEVTSDTYITHILPQPTAEFKRVLLIFNDGLITLWEIKESKSIFITGGHTKLSSYQEAKKVTSACWVCPLGSKVAVGYSNGEVLVWAILYGQNQNFESVSENSSRSGPLCKLNLGYKLDKIPIASLRCNYVDAKASRLYVMGASSNSLQVVLLNEQIEARMIKVGLQLSEPCVDMDIISSLSDHSKNKQDYLLLLGKSGCVYTYDDFLIEKYLLQQCQSRTAASLPKEARLKIPFVDSHITVARFFTNNSCSLYASDEDYIQRTKDIPSLFLSEKPKEVSYLDTVQFVGFSKVENLYISGHNDGSINFWDASSPIFFPIYSLQQQSEDDFSSSGIPVTALHFDGSSQILVSGDHSGMVRIFKFRPEPYAADNSFMPFQGSTKKRNNQIIQSVKLLKIDGSILAINISPRSNHLAVGSDRGFVSVFDIQGSNLIYQKRVASEISTGIISLQFESCNFQGFEKNVLTIATVDSSILALDSETGNTLSASMVHPKKPSRALFMQVLYGQDASTRGSGIAAVDSVPKQSLVLLCSEKAAYIYSFVHAVQGIKKVLYKKKYHSSCCWASTFYSTSDVGLLLVFDTGKIEIRSLPELSLLKETSVRGVKYSPSKANSLPESIICSSKDGELLVVNGDREIFIVSVLCHKKMFRILDSVSHIYRKDHMLLQELTTAPKEKRKGIFSSVFQEIAGNKPKQTPDIEIEDNRESVEELSVIFSSSNFHRDVKIVEGSENLVSNEDKSALDIDDIELDDPAEKPKEQSKLAALNKQKLASTFNSLKGKLKQMKVKTEKNSAKEEQPDWNNAADNKAGAVDQIKKKYGFSSAGDTSVAKMAESKLQENITKLQGINLRATDMQDTAKSFSSMATQLLRTVEQGKRN from the exons ATGGAGAATCAGGGATTTCTTCTAAATGTTACTCCAAAGAACCAAATTGAG GTATGGGATATAGACAGGAAGTTGTTGGTACATGTGCATGCTTACGACGAAGAAATCACCTCTTTCACGATCTTGCAACAGAGTTCATACAT GTATGTTGGAGATTATCTCGGtaatgtttcaattttaaagcTTGATCAAAGTCTCTGCAACATAATACAAATGAAGTACATCATACCTGTTTCAGCCTCACGTG GAAATCCATCTGAAGTTACCAGTGACACTTATATAACCCACATACTACCACAACCGACCGCTGAATTCAAGAG AGTGCTTCTAATATTCAATGATGGCTTGATTACTTTGTGGGAAATTAAAGAATCCAAATCTATTTTCATCACGGGTGGACATACCAAGCTATCATCATATCAAGAAGCAAAGAAGGTGACTTCTGCATGTTGGGTTTGCCCTTTAGGAAGTAAAGTTGCTGTCGGGTATAGCAATGGAGAAGTTTTGGTATGGGCTATTCTTTATggccaaaatcaaaattttgaatcagTGTCAGAGAATAGCAGTCGAAGTGGTCCTTTATGCAAGCTTAATCTTGGCTATAAGTTGGACAAAATTCCTATAGCATCTCTGAGATGTAATTATGTGGATGCAAAAGCAAGTCGACTATACGTTATGGGTGCCTCTTCAAACTCACTGCAG GTAGTCTTGTTGAATGAGCAAATTGAAGCTCGCATGATCAAAGTGGGGCTTCAGCTTTCTGAACCTTGCGTCGATATGGATATCATTTCAAGTCTCAGTGATCACAGCAAGAACAAGCAAGATTATCTGCTATTGCTTGGAAAATCTGGCTGTGTTTACACTTATGATGATTTCTTGATTGAGAAATATCTGCTACAACAATGTCAATCCAGGACGGCAGCCTCACTTCCAAAAGAGGCCAGGCTTAAGATTCCGTTTGTTGATTCACACATAACTGTggcaaggtttttcaccaataATTCTTGTTCTCTATATGCTTCTGATGAG GATTACATTCAGCGGACAAAAGATattccttccctttttctttcagaGAAACCAAAGGAAGTATCATACTTGGACACAGTCCAATTTGTTGGATTTTCAAAGGTTGAGAATTTGTATATATCTGGACATAATGATGGAAGCATAAATTTTTGGGATGCGTCATCTCcaattttcttcccaatctaTTCATTGCAACAACag AGTGAGGATGATTTTTCTTCAAGTGGCATTCCGGTGACAGCATTACATTTTGATGGCAGTTCCCAGATTCTTGTTTCTGGAGATCATAGCGGAATG GTCCGAATCTTTAAATTTCGACCCGAACCTTATGCAGCAGACAACAGTTTTATGCCTTTCCAAG GAAGCACAAAGAAACGGAACAATCAGATTATCCAGAGTGTTAAGCTACTAAAAATTGATGGATCAATACTTGCAATCAACATAAGCCCCAGATCGAATCATCTTGCTGTTGGGTCTGATAGAGGATTT GTTTCCGTATTCGATATCCAAGGGTCGAATCTAATATATCAAAAGCGTGTTGCCAGTGAAATATCTACCGGTATCATTTCTTTGCAGTTTGAAAGCTGCAATTTTCAGGGCTTTGAGAAAAATGTTCTCACTATTGCCACAGTAGATTCCTCTATTTTGGCTCTTGATAGTGAAACGGGAAACACACTAAGTGCTAGCATGGTTCATCCCAAGAAACCCTCCAGAGCTCTATTCATGCAGGTTCTAT ATGGACAAGATGCATCGACCAGAGGATCAGGAATTGCAGCTGTGGATAGCGTGCCGAAACAGTCGCTAGTGTTACTTTGTTCAGAGAAAGCTGCATATATCTATTCCTTCGTTCATGCTGTTCAG GGAATCAAGAAGGTTCTCTACAAGAAGAAGTATCACTCGTCGTGTTGTTGGGCATCTACCTTCTATAGTACCTCAGATGTTGGCCTCTTGCTCGTTTTTGACACtgggaaaattgaaataag GTCCTTGCCAGAGTTATCTCTCTTAAAGGAGACTTCAGTAAGAGGTGTCAAATATTCTCCTTCAAAAGCTAATTCGTTGCCTGAAAGCATTATATGTTCTTCCAAGGATGGGGAACTTCTTGTG GTGAACGGTGATCGAGAAATATTTATTGTCTCGGTGTTGTGCCATAAGAAAATGTTTAG gATTTTGGACTCTGTCAGTCACATATACAGGAAAGATCATATGCTTTTACAAGAATTGACCACTGCTCCCaaggaaaaaaggaag GGTATATTTTCTTCGGTTTTCCAAGAGATTGCTGGAAACAAACCAAAACAGACTCCTGATATTGAAATAGAAGATAATAGGGAAAGTGTTGAAGAACTTTCCGTAATCTTCTCATCTTCCAACTTCCATAGGGATGTTAAGATCGTTGAAGGTAGTGAAAACTTGGTCTCAAATGAAGACAAGTCAGCGTTGGATATAG ATGACATTGAACTTGATGACCCTGctgaaaaaccaaaagaacaGAGCAAGTTGGCTGCTTTAAATAAGCAGAAGTTGGCCAGTACATTTAATTCTCTTAAAG gAAAACTGAAACAGATGAAGGTCAAAACGGAGAAAAACTCAGCCAAGGAAGAGCAACCTGATTGGAATAATGCAGCAGATAATAAAGCAGGTGCAGTtgatcaaatcaagaagaagtACGGATTCTCATCGGCTGGG GATACAAGTGTTGCAAAAATGGCAGAAAGCAAGCTGCAAGAGAACATAACGAAATTACAG GGAATCAACTTAAGAGCTACGGATATGCAAGACACAGCGAAGTCATTTTCATCCATGGCAACTCAATTACTGCGAACTGTCGAACAGGGAAAGCGTAATTGA